Below is a genomic region from Gadus morhua chromosome 4, gadMor3.0, whole genome shotgun sequence.
CAGTAGCACTTCTCAAAAGTCAATCCTTCAGACCATCAGAATGAAGACTGAAATGGGGGTATTTGGGGCGTATAGACAAAAAGCTTTAGTGTTGTAATAACAGTATTTTCAGCTTTTTACAAATAGTGGATTTTCTATTAATCCTGGTGGTGATATGTTGTATAACGAATGTAACTGACTTTGATGACGTAAACTATGAGTGGTGTGCGTTTTCCCTTTTCATGATCTGAACCGGActaattgttaattaaaatcCTCCGTTGCTAGGTTGTTTCCCACTTTTCGTACAAGTCAATTTTTGTACAAATCGTACTAAATAGAGTCTTTATTAATTTGACCGCAAAGTAAAGTAGTTATTTTCTCAGGCTGCACGCAAAATGCTTATTCTCAGCCTGGTCTTTTAtatatgttaaatatatatatatatatgttaaatatatatatatatatatatatatgtatatatatatatatatatatatatatatatatgtgtatatatatatatatatatatatatgtgtatatatatatatatatatatatatatgtatatatatatatgtatatatatatatatatgtatatatatatatatgtatatatatatatatatatatgtatatatatatatatatatatatatatatatatatatgtatgtatatatgtatgtatatatatatatatatgtatatatatatatatatatatatatatatatatatgtatatatatatatatatatatatatatatatatatatatatatatgtgtatatatatgtgtatatatatatatatatatgttaaatatatatatatatttctctaaCTTATACATTTTAACAAACCTTGATAAAGTTGACATTATTGATCCATTAAGTGGATTAAAACTGCCATTTTGACACGGTCATGTGTTTACAAAATGCGGGTCTTTTTTAAGATGCCGTCACAGAGTTTTTTGTTCAAACCTTGCTTCGCTTTTTTTAATTAATCTCATGACGCCCTCAGCTGAGAATATTGGGAAGGTTCTGTAATTTTCTGAAAAGATTTTTATTTATCGTCATTCACCAACTCTTTTCACCCCTAAATTCAGGCCTATAGCATGATTCTTCATTGACCGATACTTGTGATATTACCAACCAGTTGTATTTGTCAAGAGCACCTAAACAACAGACACGTTGGTTACACATGGAATACATCACATCTTCCCTACAAAGATTGGAAAATATTTTGATAGTTAGGCTATATAGTCTTTTTGAAGTTTTTCCGCCTTTTGAGATGACCCAATGTTGTAGCATTTAACTTATTTTCAATAACTTaatgacaaaataaaataatcataacCAAGAAGCCAAGCCTGATAAAAGGCCAGCATGAATTATATCCATTGGTGACATTACAAATGGGGGTTCCCACTCTCACTCCCCCATGTCACCCAGTGGCCCTTTAAGGGCAATTGCCAATATTAATATtgattattagtagtagtaggatCTACATGGCCTACAAGTGGCCCTCTTCACTGGCCTTCCCTTTGCACTATGAATGTAAGCAATGTAAGCAAGCCTTTTTGTGAAGTCACTGCCACACAGAACACTAGCCTGGGTTGTAACGATGACAGCACCTGCCTTTCTGCTGTAACCTTTTCTACACACCAATAGGCTTAATCCTCACTCGCTGGATGGGGatggatgccccccccccccagcccagctaGCATTTAGAACTAAGATAGCCGCTAGGTGGATAATGCCCATGATCACCAATATTGACATGAACTTAATCTTAAAGACACCATTGGGTAAAAAATTTAACTTTGGTCATATTAAAAAGAGAAACATTTTGAAGTGAATATAATTGTAACAAAACTGCATTTAGAAAGAAAACACTTTGGtaataatgttttttaaaaatgttttttattttaaattgctaAATTTCAGATGCTAACTGATTTTGAAGCGAGTCTCGGAGCTGCTTAATGTTCCAGGTTTACAATAGCAGTGACCAGCTTTTCTGCCTCTCACATTTCACACAGAAACCTAAATCTTTTCCTTCCAGTGACGGATCACATACAGTTTGTGTGGTGAATGTACCAGGAGGTTTCAGGGCCTTAAGCAAGTTGTGGGTTTACCTGTTTGTCGCCCTATTGTCTCGAGTCCTTCTTTGATTTGTGAACATAACTGCCTCAAACTCAACCTCCAAAATACTCCTGTCTGTACCATCACTGTCTTGCTCTGTTCCACGGTCAACTGTCATTAAAGATGACGTgaaattcaattaaattaaaatgttcTATTCTTATTCCCAGTCATACATTTCAACAGGTCTacaaattacttttttgattAGATGTTGTACATACAAAATAAAGATGACTTACTCAAGAGATTTTAATCTTGGTTAACTGTTTAGTTAGGGCCTAGCATTTTTAGTGATAGAATCACAACCTGTTTAGCATGACCGCTCTCCCATGTTTTGCAACTTTTGTCACGATCAAACACTGAGGACCAAAGTCCATTCCCACTATACGTTTTATTGCCACACTGTCATATTTTGACATAATATCAGAACAAGATTTTCTTCTTTAAAATGTCTTTGAAAGCAGATGTTGAGCTCCTTTCTCTGCAaacattggttatttttttcttggcACTTGTGCTCTGGGGTTTGGTCTAGCACAAATGCCATGTCAATATTTGAAAAGAATATGTAGGTTTTGGGGACAAGTGTCTGGCTGTAGAATTCCACTCTATGCAAAACTTCACTATAATTTCATCTCTGTCACTCACTGATTGTAAAGAGATAAACGGAAAGATAATAAAtggatacaaaaatataaagagaTGCTTCATGTCACTATGTAACTTTGCTAATACTGATTTGTATGTGATTAGTGATGTTATGTGAAATATAATTGCATGTATAACCTCTGACTATTGATCCTTATCCCTGTTTAAGTGGTGCGGTTAAAGGCAGTGTTGGCTTACCCTCTGGAGACCAGGGTCCAAGTTCTTCTGGTGTTTGTTTCCATTGAACCATATTAAGTATTTAAAACGTAATGAAATTGTCAAATCCTATTGGTCATATATAACCTCTGACAAAATTCATGTTTTTGTCTCTATGGGGAAGTGGAGAGTTGTCGGCTAATGCTCTGAGGACCAAGGTTCAAGTCCTGCTGATTCCCTTTAATGGAAGTGTGTTATTTCTATATCATGTGACTTGTGAGTTCAAGTATAACTACCGAGAAAAGGTTAGTTGCCAAGTTGGCATCTTGGTGGTGCAGTGGTGAGAGTGTTAGCTAACACCCGTGAAAGCTGTGGTTTGAGTCAGCGCTCACGCTGACATCCCCAAAAGGTCCCCTAAAATGTCAGCAAAATTATGAACTGAAATttattttcatgaaaaaaaacgttccaCTTGCATGGTAGGACTAGATTCCAGTGATCACAATCAATAGCGTCAATTTGGCCTGACAATTAATCAggcaaaagaaaacataagggtacCACTATCGTTTTCTTGTCGTTATAGAATATTGTCAggccaagaaaaaacgtaagGTTACTACTGTCGTTCTTTTATTCATTATAGAATATTGTCAagcgacaaaaaaaaaagtagtgcCACTGTCGATTTTTTTGTCGTTATAAAatacaacataaggggtaccactgaGTATTTTGTCATAACATATAAATAAGGGGTAGCAGTTGTTTTTTGCCGCAATAAAACATTGTCAGGTCAAAAAAAACAAGGGTACCACTGCCGTTTTTTTTGTCATGATAGAATATTGTCAGGCGAAAGAAAACAAAGGGTACCACTGTCGCTTTTTTCAGTCAttatagaataaaacataaggggtaccactgtcgtatTTTTGTCACTACCAAATTTTGTCAGGGCAAAGAAAAcataaaactgttgtttttttctctttacagattaaacataaggggtattcACTGTAGTTTTTGTCTTTATAAAATAATGTCAGGccaaaaaaaccataaggggtaccactttcgtttttttatctttatataGCTAATAAAACATGCAGAACCAGAAAACACGCAATATTACACTTTTTCGGCATTAAAATGCATTTCCATAACATTTCAAGCgagaaatgtgtgttttattgtcgtAATATTCGTTCAGTGAATGAATATGGTGATTTGTTAGTTCAACAACTCCACATCCGAATATCTGGAGCATCCGGGGGGGATAAAGAGATCTCATATTTTCACGCAGTGACACCGCTAAGGTGATTTGGTTTtctttttgtcttgttttaagAAGGTTGTTGTTAAAACTGTTCCTCCTTTAAGGCAAACTAAGCGCTGCCAGCTCTATGGTGATGGGACTGGCCAGTCCCAGAGGATTGAGCTTTAGTGTTCAATGACTAACAGTGGAGTCGCGGGCTGGCAGTAACTGACCAGCCGAAATAAGCTTGTGAAACCCCCATCCTTTCTCCTTACTCATGGCCCTCAACGCACAACGGAGCACGAACTCCATAAAACCAAACGGCGTGCTTCAGCTGCCTGTGATAGAAATAGAGAGGTTCTTATATTTAATAAGTCATACTCGTTTTAAAATCCAAACGATATTCAcccatttattcattattcaccTTTGTGACAAACCTAATGCAAAAAAGACAACGTACAATCACCCAAAacatatataattattaatagCATAAATTATAAAGGTCTGCTGTCCACATGAAGGTGAATACATATACCTTAACCATCCAATCCCAACGAGACGTTGTCTCCTCTGTATCCGTATAActtttttacaaaaataaagcCTCTATCATTGGAGCGGTTCCTCGCTCCTCATTCGTCCTCTTCATGCCTCAGACAAGATGGCATACACGATGACATCATGTATCTCCCCAGACCATACCGGTCAAAATCGGCCCGGACCGGTCTGGAGGCGGGACGACAagtaggctcctcctcctctccctgggaTGTGTGACGAGAAAGATTCAGCAACTCCGATTGGCTGGGGTCTTCCGGCTCCCTTCGTCTGAACGGCGGGAACGACCAATCGTGTCGGCCAGTGCAGAATGTCGGGGGATACGATTGGTGGTCGTCTGGGCTGAATCTGCAGGCATGGGAGACAGGGCATCAGCCTTTGTTGAGATACTGattgcagaacacacacacacacacacacacacacacacacacacacacacacacacacacacacacacacacacacacacacacacacacacacacacacacacacacacacacacacacacacacacacacacacctgttgatCTTCACGGCTGACATGCAGGTCGAAAGATTGGTCCAGGGTGGAGGCGGCCGCGGGCTCGCCATGGCAACGTAGTCCTCCCCGTGCGGAGTGTGGCGGGTACCTTGGGGGGACATCGTCATATACGTGCCGCAGGAGACGGTCGCCATGGACACCGCCTCCACAGCCATCTCCATGTAACCGCTGGCCTGGTGGGCGGAGCTCAGATGAGACCGGAGACAGGGACTCGAACCGTCGCTCGAGCCACCGAGAGATCCGCCGTCGTAGGGACAGGCGCCGGACGCTAGCTGTGATTGGACGgtttcggcggcggcggcggcggggagggCGTGCCGAGGTGGCGCTGCACGCGGGACTTCTCGCCCGACCTTGTCTCGGGAGCAGGCCCCCCCCCGGACTCTTGGTGTCTGGGTGTCCGAGGCCCCTGGGGAGAGCCTGAAGTCCGGCAGGACCCTGAGGGCCCGGACCGCCTCTCGGACCGCCTCGTGGACCTGCTGGGCCAAGCTCAGGTCCGCTGCACGGACCGGGACCGACGCACATCAATAGAGACGAAGCTTCAAACAGAAGCAAAGGGAAGCGCAATGCATGCAGATGCTAGCTTGGGCCTCGACAGGAAACGTTTTCACTAGAATATGATTTGATTGAATGACACAAAAGTGACAAAACACAACTAATTAATcttaaatatgtaaaaaaaaagtataaataaataagaaggaAGCGGTGTGGTTACATGGTCCCTGCATACTGCTGCTGTCAAGTGTCAAGTGAGTGCTTGCAttctagtttgtgtgtttgtgtctgtttctggTTGGAGAGAGAAGGGATTGCTGATCAGCTGATCTAACCCTTAGAACTGGCCCACCAGTGGAACAGGTGGATAagaagggttggtctgaagcagcctaattacccgtaggtgtggtttgggcgtaaggTGCAagaaaccaatgagagtgccagctcccatcccctttaagagccatgagcgcatttgaatcggacgagttgatattttgacagcgcgtctgcagtctccgatgagacagatgcacatgaatttgcaaatggcttagtttattgccaaataatgtggcctaattcacagtGACAGAGATGGAACCTTCCCGAACCACACATATCATCTGTCACCATGTTCAATTAGCAGCACGCTATGTTGGATTGCATTCATGTCCACGCCTTTGCCAAACGTGACTGTGACCGAAAACTATTTCAATAACGCAAACTACATAAATGTCAGGAAACCATGTTTTAAACCACGGTTGTAAAACCACAATGTAAAAacacgtttacatttagggcatttagcagacgctttatccaaagcgacttacaataagtacattggtcataagaaagtgaaccaagtgccaagcacttacaaatCACTTggataacccattccccgtatacaacaaagataactAGGATAAGAtactacacaactaagtactttAACTAAATATGACATACATTAAGTGTgttcattaagtgccaggatgtacaacatacaataagtgcgtacatttagtgccaggacgaacaacagacaataagtgcgtacattaagtgccaggatgtacaacatacataagtgcgtacattaagtgccaggacgaacgacatacaataagtgagtacgttaagtgccaggatgtacaacatacaataagtgcgtacgttaagtgccaggacgaacaacagacaataagtgcgtacattaagtgccaggacgaacaacacacaataagtgcgtacattaagtgccaggacgaaaaacacacaataagtgcgtacattaagtgccaggacgaacaacatacaataagtgcgtacattaagtgccaggacgaacgacatacaataagtgcgtacattaagtgccaggacgaacgacatacaataagtgcgtacattaagtgccaggacgaacgacatacaataagtgcgtacattaagtgccaggacgaacgacatacaataagtgcgtacattaagtgccaggacgaacaacatacaataagtgcgtacattaagtgccaggatgtacaacatacaataagtgcgtacattaagtgccaggacgaacaacagacaataagtgcgtacattaagtgccaggatgtacaacatacaataagtgcgtacattaagtgccaggacgaacaacatacaataagtgcgtacattaagtgccaggacgaacaacagacaataagtgcgtacattaagtgccaggatgtacaacatacataagtgcgtacattaagtgccaggacgaacaacatacaataagcgcgtacattaagtgccaggatgaacaacatacaataagtgcgtacattaagtgccaggacgaacaacaaacaataagtgcgtacattaagtgccaggacgaacaacatacaataagtgcgtacattaagtgccaggacgaacaacatacaataagcgtgtacattaagtgccaggacgaacaacatacaataagtgcgtacattaagtgccaggacgaacaacagacaataagtgcgtacattaagtgccaggacgaacaacatacaataagtgagtacattaagtgccaggatgtacaacatacaataagtgcgtacattaagtgccaggacgaacgacatacaataagtgtgtacattaagtgccaggacgaacaacagacaataagtgcgtacattaagtgccaggacgaacaacatacaataagtgagtacattaagtgccaggatgtacaacatacaataagtgcgtacattaagtgccaggacgaacaacagacaataagtgcgtacattaagtgccaggacgaacaacatacaataagtgagtacattaagtgccaggatgtacaacatacaataagtgcgtacattaagtgccaggatgtacaacatacataagtgcgtacattaagtgccaggacgaacaacatacaataagcgtgtacattaagtgcgagGACGAACAACATACAAAAAGTAGTAGTGGTGAGACGgggtctaggtgaactctgaacaggtgggTCAACACAGATGTAAAACGACGACCAGGTCGCCCCCTCCCCGTGCTGTGGGGCTCCGGGCTTCCCTACCTTGGTCCACGGCCTCCATCCACACCTCCCCCGGCCCGTACGGAGCACTGCGCCCCAGCTCCAGGAAGAACATCCCATCGCGGTGACCGTAGCGGCGCACACTGAGCAAGGGCAGCGTCACCCCCGGCAACCGGGGCCAGCCGGCCGCCGGCCCTCTGACCAGGACGAGCGAGTCGGCCGAGAGGCAGAGCCGCATCTCCCCCGCGAGGGACTTGGTGCGACCCAGTCCCCTGGGCTTCACGGTGACGAGCCAAACCTAAAACAAAgagcgaaggggggggggggggtattttctATTTGAATCAAGTTCGGTAGCCTTAAATTTGGGTTTATAATGGATGATTGAGTTTGTTGCCATCTGATAAAAAAAACGTAGACTACCTCTTTAAATACACCAGAAGTAAGAGTACAATATCCATCGTCCTCATCGTCCAAACGTTCTCCTCCTtcgtcttccccctctcccctctcctcagtgTCATCTTCgtatctctgctcctcctcgaTCAATCTCTTCACGGCCCAGTACCAGTCTTCTTGCTGGCCTGTGTCTTCGGCCACCATAACCAGAGTGTAATCCTTTGCGTAAAGCTCCACCGTGTGGCCTTTACTCGTACTCGACACTTTGCTCACGCCGAGGCAGCAACGAAGATTAATCACTctggaaaaaactgttttttaaCGCGtattcaaaatataaaaaagatgtCTTCTGCTGCTTCTGAGGCATTGCAAACGCCATACATGCACGTTTATTTAGTGCAATAGCTACTTCAAGAATCGTTAAAACTAAGCTACATCGTCATTAACACTTTACTCTTTACCTATACTGGAATAACtacaaactagaactgcaagcagttatgcaggggtccaagaagtgtgcatttcgccggcacaacgcgacaagaaatgtgcatttcgccggcacaacgcgaagcaagtattcaaaacgctaccgtgaacaacatgtggatataaaggttttgactgtgggagcttcggtgtgggagttatagcctaaaacgcgttttcagaacattccattggccaaataggagatagacaatgtcgtctttttttggcgccgccctgtggcgaaattttccaaagacaattttcctttgccaaataactcccgcccatattaataattgttggacatattttctatatagactcgggtttgccccttgatagtttcccttgagtttgaagaacattcctttggccaattagaagatatacaatttcctcgtttattgcgccccctaatggcgaaattttccgaaatttttatcgatcgtcattaaggttagcaccaacatgtgtgtacaatttggactcgatccgatgtctaattttggatttttttggatttttaattttccacgtctattttagctcataaaccaatattcaaaacgctaccgttttatcgtcgagggtcggatccaaaaagtgatcaatgcatctttgcgtgtgcgtctgaagatgtcgtgtgcaaagtttggtgtcgattggtcaagaaatgtgggaggagtagggaaaaaacagttttgcggttttcgcgattttgcgaaaaaaattatagacgcaaatgggcgtggcctatgccaaaagatgcagcagactccagtgaataagtgggtacaagtttttgactgtgggaggttcggtgtgggagttatagccccaaacgcgtcttcccttggtatagcgccacctagtggccggcgtgtctggatttggtcgtctgcttagaactcagggacctggatctagtcatgcaattggcgtgttggcaccatttacggtttgggctgtgggcacacttttaggattagcatgtcggaataataataatccttacaaaaacaatagggatccaacctgttggcttggacccctaataaatagATACACAAGTCCTACCTTCGCTTGTGGCAGCCGAACAGCGCTTTccctgctgctgcagggtgCTTCTCTATCTCCTTGAACCTCTCCTCGGTGTCATACCACTCTAAAAGAGCTGGTCGGGTGGGACTCCCAGCACTGAGGACGAAGTAACGTCTGTGGTGCAGCTCGGCCTTCCCCATGTACCCCCGCTTCACCACGTCGTGGTCCCCCGCGGCGACCCCAACGGCTGTCAAGCCGCCTGTCCCGGAGTAGCGGGCCGCTGGAGGGCCAACGAAGAGAGCCCCGTCGTGGGCAGGGGAGGTCGAGACGAGGGATACCTTATCCCAGATCGGACCGCTTCGACCTGGGGATGCTGTGGGCGCGCTGGGGTCAGGAGTAGGACTGCAGCAGCCACACGCCTCTGCGGCCTTGCTCATTTCCCCAACAGCTGCGTGAGTCGTCGTCATGAAACAAATAAGCGTGCTATAGGTTTCTTAACTACGCTGTAAATGTTTCGACCATAGGCTATGCAAAATATTTCCCAATTGAATGCCTCAGAAGAAAACGTGGGCATCGAGTTGAGGAAATGAGGAATGCGAGGACTCAGCGACTTGGTTTGAaactttgtttgttgtttccaCTCATTCTGTGACGTCATGGCACCTGAAGGAGACCTTATTCCGCGCGTAAACAAGGGGGCCGCCAAATTGGTTCCGTTTTGTGTTCTATCTTCCGGTTGAGCAACTCAATTTTAGTCAAGATCGCAAGGATCAACTGTTGATGACCCTGATGGAGCTCCGGCTGGAACCTATTGCAGGACGACATCGCAGAGAAGTTCAGAGTGTGTCTCAGTCTGTCGTCAGTAGGATAATCTCTCAGTGGCTGGACTTCATGGAGAAGATGAAGAGCTATGTTCCATGGCTGCCCAGGGAGACGATCCAGGCAACGATGCCACAGAGCTTCAAGGAACATTATCCATTAACCACATGCGCAATCGACTGTTCTGAGACCCCTCTTCAGAAGGCTCACAATCTGAACTCAAGAGGCGAGTTACAGTCATTATTACTATGGACATAATACAATCAAGTTCCTCATAGCCATTGCACCATGTGGTTTGATTATGTTAATCGCTCCAGCATATGGTGGGAGATACAGTGCCAAGTTCATCATAACCAACTCAGGGTTTCTGGAGTAGGCTATCTGCGTccaggtgatgaggtgatggctgACCGAGGAGTTATTATCCAAGATCCTCTGTTTGAACGTAAAGTCAAGCTCGTCCTGCCAGCTTTCACTAAAAGAGGCCTTCCATTGTCCGAGGAAGACACCAACAACACGAGGCGCATAGCCAACGTCCGAGTGCACGTTGAGAGAGTCATACGCCGCCTGaagaactacagaacagtctctCAAACAGTGCCCATTAACCCTGCCCCGAAATTTGACAAGATTGAGTGTTTGCAGGTCTATGTAATCTTCGTGGGGACATTATACAAGATGAGGAATAAGATGTTCAATCAGTTATGAATAAGTTAAATCAGTTGTGATGGTTAAAATGTTGTTTATCTTGTTGTTTATATTCATTTTTACAAATCTATAACAAACTTTAACTGATATCTGTATTTTTATTCACAAACATGATGACTGTATCAGAGAGGGTCAATAAAATAAACTTGAAACATTTGAGGCATTTGCTAAATCCTTTATTGATGGAGTTCAAGCTTTGTCATACTACTAAAAACtaattacattaaaaacaaTAGCCAATAATATGTACAAATAGTTAAAACACATAAGAAA
It encodes:
- the LOC115542287 gene encoding insulin receptor substrate 2 — translated: MTTTHAAVGEMSKAAEACGCCSPTPDPSAPTASPGRSGPIWDKVSLVSTSPAHDGALFVGPPAARYSGTGGLTAVGVAAGDHDVVKRGYMGKAELHHRRYFVLSAGSPTRPALLEWYDTEERFKEIEKHPAAAGKALFGCHKRRVINLRCCLGVSKVSSTSKGHTVELYAKDYTLVMVAEDTGQQEDWYWAVKRLIEEEQRYEDDTEERGEGEDEGGERLDDEDDGYCTLTSGVFKEVWLVTVKPRGLGRTKSLAGEMRLCLSADSLVLVRGPAAGWPRLPGVTLPLLSVRRYGHRDGMFFLELGRSAPYGPGEVWMEAVDQADLSLAQQVHEAVREAVRALRVLPDFRLSPGASDTQTPRVRGGACSRDKVGREVPRAAPPRHALPAAAAAETVQSQLASGACPYDGGSLGGSSDGSSPCLRSHLSSAHQASGYMEMAVEAVSMATVSCGTYMTMSPQGTRHTPHGEDYVAMASPRPPPPWTNLSTCMSAVKINRFSPDDHQSYPPTFCTGRHDWSFPPFRRREPEDPSQSELLNLSRHTSQGEEEEPTCRPASRPVRADFDRYGLGRYMMSSCMPSCLRHEEDE